One genomic window of Sardina pilchardus chromosome 15, fSarPil1.1, whole genome shotgun sequence includes the following:
- the ankle1 gene encoding ankyrin repeat and LEM domain-containing protein 1: MLENSELAGLLNGRPSKQCGHHFSAVLTCFLNSGHFHQAMLSDTNLVSQLCKAVGNEDPRSVQSLLSQGANPNSILEKGVAAVHLAVGKESEKGIRCLKLILQHGADPNIRSSEGLTPLHVAALWGCYQNLKLLLKNGGNPNLKDQDGNKAGELAEQQDNRRCALLLSEHESQAVQAETEEFPKFQYSVYTGQAGRDRSYCSAMDEYSMASHGMSMLSDLGDEPLSSTRRSSSLNFSGIGSRPSCREPNRLDLSDFSDLRGPRDSVLDFEPPAVLSSTRMSVAGIRDHSVLPALQEDVALQYERLGHRGSDGLPLPRQSAVYSRRASRKSVSFRDVDEYFPVFDAESPRRHPAQESSESCDSTVDLTSYSEFFHTERMATVLHHQGIDVTSPDHVFVFSRDDGNTEEDFEKTVLGCWPTEQDNQDEVFIHNVSDPKNQVQPSSSSGSSGSGNSQYSSCDSEEYKSAIGVSLFKKDESPVEDVHGGTDEDRPGPVCAVAELQPKRESSHNGADCCQPERHSNGHKRAEVLQTERDSRQDRHGACEFTWERSTPVAEVTEMMSNLTCERRPSRCEVFSPEGKEPKREDCDAVISPFVTGRTRSRLSRCSQRVSQSSSSLSSSCLFEVTLPTPTRTRRPTRSQDSPADPRYTAGAVYHDSPYSGGRYGEPSNSVYSQSQVETLRADPCPASYDGLSQADTVILSDSMADTFILEKQTCEKFTGPFGVLKGNTLAAGLGKEKGSSGDEFITDDLSSSSDKGCDWKPGGSTQQGSRERVEDSWITDLESQTSSLSSLDTPQKNPPDTPGTGCTPRYSMSRLSGHCRPQSLANLSYTPGGRPHLTDVDEPVEYLYTDTERGHELIETHVPPMANTSISSNLSSTTSDETVLYDWRSVKTSPSKGKENVKPAADVPSELKGLTDKELRKRLVELGEAPGPITSRTRPVYMERLCRLQQETISQPQSVQCNPDHSPELRRALHTFIFPDSKDDEYVLCQQFDQPDQNKKWREGVIKSSFNYLLLDPRVTNNLPFRSQAMTPKECFHTFVSAIFYVGKGKRSRPYSHMYEALEYYRGDKTSKKLCSKVKHILDVWNAEHGVISLHCFQNVIPVEAFTREACMVDAIGVKMLTNQKRGDYYGVVSTWTAKRKRELGVHLLYRAMQIFLAEGERQLRPADIRAGH, from the exons ATGCTTGAAAACAGCGAACTAGCTGGATTGCTAAATGGTAGGCCATCGAAACAGTGCGGTCATCACTTTAGCGCGGTGCTAACTTGTTTTCTAAATAGTGGACATTTTCATCAAGCCATGCTTTCTGATACAAACCTCGTATCGCAGCTATGTAAAGCAGTGGGCAATGAAGATCCAAG GTCTGTGCAGTCCTTGTTGTCCCAAGGAGCCAACCCAAACTCAATTCTTGAAAAGGGTGTCGCGGCCGTACACTTGGCTGTAGGTAAAGAGTCTGAAAAGGGAATCCGCTGCCTAAAGCTTATTCTACAACATGGGGCTGACCCAAATATCAG GTCATCTGAAGGGCTCACTCCCCTGCATGTTGCTGCTCTGTGGGGCTGTTATCAGAATCTCAAATTACTATTAAAAAATGGTGGCAATCCAAATCTTAAAGACCAG GATGGCAACAAAGCTGGTGAACTGGCTGAACAGCAGGACAACCGTCGATGTGCTTTGCTTCTCTCTGAACATGAGTCTCAGGCAGTTCAAGCCGAGACTGAGGAGTTTCCCAAGTTTCAATATT cTGTTTACACCGGCCAGGCTGGTAGAGACCGCTCCTACTGTTCTGCCATGGATGAGTACAGCATGGCTTCTCATGGAATGTCCATGCTGAGTGACTTGGGGGATGAGCCTTTAAGCAGCACACGTAGGTCCTCGTCCCTCAACTTCTCAGGAATCGGTAGCAGGCCCAGCTGCCGAGAGCCCAACCGCCTGGACCTCTCGGACTTCTCTGATCTTCGTGGTCCTCGAGATTCCGTTTTGGATTTTGAGCCACCAGCCGTCCTCTCCAGCACTCGAATGTCCGTTGCGGGCATCAGGGACCACTCCGTCCTGCCGGCTCTTCAGGAAGATGTAGCTTTACAATATGAGCGCCTTGGTCATAGGGGTTCTGATGGCCTGCCTCTGCCACGTCAGTCCGCGGTGTATTCCCGCCGCGCCAGCCGCAAAAGCGTCAGCTTCAGAGACGTGGACGAGTACTTTCCTGTTTTCGACGCCGAATCTCCAAGGCGACACCCTGCACAGGAGAGTTCCGAGTCTTGTGATTCTACTGTTGACCTCACCAGCTACTCTGAATTCTTTCACACGGAGCGAATGGCTACGGTGTTACATCATCAGGGCATTGATGTCACGTCCCCTGatcatgtttttgtgttttcccGTGATGACGGCAACACAGAGGAGGACTTTGAAAAGACCGTCCTGGGATGCTGGCCAACGGAACAGGACAATCAAGACGAAGTGTTCATCCACAATGTCAGTGACCCAAAGAATCAAGTCCAACCCTCATCTAGTTCAGGGAGCAGCGGCAGTGGGAATAGTCAGTACAGTAGCTGTGACAGTGAAGAATACAAAAGTGCTATTGGGGTCTCGCTATTCAAGAAGGATGAATCACCGGTGGAGGATGTCCATGGAGGCACTGACGAAGATCGACCCGGTCCAGTATGTGCTGTTGCAGAGCTACAGCCTAAGAGGGAGTCTTCGCATAATGGTGCAGATTGTTGTCAACCAGAGAGACACAGTAATGGACACAAAAGGGCGGAGGTcctacagacagaaagagactcTAGACAGGATAGACACGGTGCCTGTGAGTTTACATGGGAGAGGTCAACCCCGGTGGCAGAGGTTACAGAAATGATGAGTAATCTCACATGTGAGAGGAGACCGTCAAGATGTGAGGTGTTTTCACCAGAAGGAAAAGAGCCTAAAAGGGAGGATTGTGATGCTGTCATAAGTCCTTTTGTTACTGGCAGGACACGCTCGCGGCTGAGCCGCTGTTCGCAGCGAGTCAGCCAGAGTTCCTCCTCGCTGTCATCCTCTTGTCTCTTTGAAGTGACCTTGCCAACGCCGACGCGCACGCGACGTCCTACAAGATCACAGGACAGTCCTGCAGACCCGAGGTACACAGCAGGTGCCGTTTATCATGACTCGCCCTACTCAGGGGGCCGGTACGGTGAGCCCTCGAACTCCGTCTATTCCCAGAGTCAAGTAGAGACATTGAGGGCCGATCCGTGCCCTGCTTCATACGATGGACTTAGCCAAGCAGATACAGTCATTCTCTCAGACAGTATGGCTGATACTTTTATTCTTGAAAAGCAAACTTGTGAGAAGTTTACAGGCCCGTTTGGAGTCCTCAAGGGCAATACACTGGCAGCTGGTCTTGGAAAGGAGAAAGGATCCAGTGGTGATGAGTTTATCACTGATGATCTCTCCAGCTCCAGTGACAAAGGGTGTGATTGGAAGCCTGGAGGAAGCACTCAGCAgggtagcagagagagagtggaggactCTTGGATCACAGATTTGGAGTCTCAGACGTCCTCTCTGTCCAGCCTTGACACGCCACAGAAAAACCCCCCTGACACACCAGGCACCGGATGCACCCCTCGGTACAGCATGAGCCGGTTGTCTGGTCACTGCAGGCCCCAGTCACTGGCCAACCTGTCTTATACCCCAGGAGGGCGTCCACATCTAACTGATGTGGACGAGCCTGTGGAGTACCTCTACACGGACACAGAGAGGGGCCACGAGCTGATCGAGACCCACGTGCCGCCCATGGCAAACACCTCCATCAGCTCCAACCTCAGTAGCACTACCAGTGATGAGACGGTGCTCTACGACTGGCGCTCCGTCAAGACGAGCCCGAGTAAAGGGAAGGAGAATGTTAAACCTGCTGCTGATGTGCCCAGTGAGTTAAAAGGTTTGACTGACAAGGAGCTCAGAAAGAGGCTGGTCGAGCTGGGAGAAGCCCCTGGTCCCATAACTAGCCGGACGCGACCGGTATACATGGAGAGGCTTTGCCGCCTTCAGCAAGAAACCATCAGTCAACCACAGTCCGTTCAGTGCAACCCTG ACCATAGTCCTGAGCTCAGAAGGGCTTTGCACACATTTATTTTCCCTGACTCCAAAGACGATGAATATGTCCTTTGTCAGCAATTTGACCAACCTGACCAGAACAAGAAGTGGCGAGAAGGTGTCATTAAGTCCAGCTTCAATTATTTGCTCCTTGATCCCAG GGTAACAAATAACTTACCCTTCCGAAGTCAAGCGATGACCCCTAAGGAATGTTTCCACACCTTTGTCAGTGCCATCTTCTATGTTGGCAAGGGCAAGCGGTCTCGCCCATACAGTCATATGTATGAAGCTTTGGAGTACTACAGAGGAGATAAGACTTCTAAG AAACTCTGCTCGAAGGTTAAGCACATTCTGGACGTGTGGAATGCTGAACATGGTGTGATATCTCTCCACTGCTTCCAGAATGTTATCCCTGTGGAAGCGTTTACCCGGGAGGCATGCATGGTGGATGCAATTG GTGTGAAGATGTTGACCAATCAGAAGCGCGGAGACTATTACGGGGTCGTGTCCACCTGGACAGCGAAGCGTAAACGGGAGCTGGGAGTGCACCTGCTGTACCGGGCCATGCAGATCTTCCTGGCCGAAGGGGAGCGTCAGCTGAGACCAGCAGACATCAGGGCGGGCCACTGA
- the ppp1r2 gene encoding protein phosphatase inhibitor 2 has translation MAAPRPIKGILKNKNSGASIKRAPEVPVENPEQAALGILEDDQQKKSQKWDEMNILATYHPADKDYGLMKIDEPSTPYNRMLGDEDDEGALSDSDGNAVTVDDLARKLAEAEGTEPRFMRKEEEEEEESSEEEEEELSAEEQEKRKQFQMMRKMHYNEGLNIKLARQLIASELEEDEDEDEEMRDDTETEDINVDPPQDADSLDS, from the exons ATGGCAGCTCCCCGGCCCATTAAAGGTATTCTGAAGAACAAAAACAGCGGGGCGAGTATAAAAAGGGCCCCCGAAGTCCCCGTGGAAAATCCAGAGCAGGCAGCGCTGGGAATATTAGAGGACGACCAACA GAAGAAGTCGCAGAAATGGGACGAAATGAACATTCTGGCAACGTATCACCCAGCTGATAAGGACTATGGCTTAATGAAGATTGACGAGCCCAGTACGCCATACAACCG GATGCTGGGGGATGAGGATGACGAAGGGGCACTCAGTGACTCGGATGGCAATGCGGTCACGGTAGACGACCTCGCCAGAAA gttggCTGAGGCAGAAGGCACAGAACCTCGTTTcatgagaaaggaggaggaggaggaggaggagagcagtgaggaggaagaggaggaactcTCCGCTGAGGAGCAAG AGAAAAGGAAGCAGTTTCAGATGATGAGGAAGATGCATTATAACGAAGGCCTTAATATTAAGTTGGCCAGACAGCTCATCGCCAGTGAGCTGGAGGAAGACGAGGACgaagatgaggagatgagagatgacACTGAAACAGAAGACATTAATGTAGACCCACCTCAAGATG CTGATTCTCTGGATTCTTAG
- the LOC134102617 gene encoding protein ABHD8-like encodes MLAGVMERIIYCLTGRSANVVVPIETSEPADGFEFVEVKPGRVIRVRHIIPDRQAVDDHPGQAGTIPCKRKISVFRNGQLYIENLSDAARSEPLNCQNGDPEPNSTVEVELSDCNSTAPHESKGSPDGPVVQQPQAVQRKRRKPKRTVVIDCERKITCCKGTHSDVALFFIHGVGGSLDIWGSQLEFFSHLGYEVVAPDMAGHGASSVPQVSAAYTFYALAEDVRAIFKRYARKRNILVGHSYGVSFCTFLAHEYPDEVHKMVMINGGGPTALEPSICSVFNLPACVLHCMSPCLSWSFLKAGFAHQGAKEKQLLKESNAFNVSSFVLRAMMSGQYWPEGDEVYHAEITVPTLLVHGMYDKFVPVEEDQRMAEILLLAFLKIINEGSHMVMMECPDTVNTLLHEFFLWQPDAPRKPKPEPKPAPDNASVSNGDTKPSSETKSKIKNK; translated from the exons ATGTTGGCTGGTGTCATGGAAAGGATCATCTATTGCCTAACAGGAAGGTCAGCCAATGTTGTAGTTCCCATAGAAACCTCCGAGCCTGCTGATGGGTTCGAGTTTGTGGAGGTGAAGCCTGGCAGGGTGATCCGGGTGCGGCACATCATCCCCGACCGGCAGGCGGTGGATGACCACCCCGGGCAAGCGGGCACCATCCCCTGCAAGCGCAAGATCTCCGTCTTCCGCAACGGGCAACTGTACATCGAGAACCTCAGCGATGCCGCGCGCTCAGAGCCCCTGAACTGTCAGAACGGGGACCCAGAGCCCAACAGCACGGTGGAGGTGGAGCTGTCGGACTGTAACAGCACAGCTCCCCACGAGTCCAAGGGCAGCCCGGATGGTCCGGTGGTGCAGCAGCCCCAGGCAGTGCAGCGCAAGCGGCGTAAGCCCAAACGCACCGTGGTGATCGACTGCGAGAGGAAGATCACCTGCTGCAAGGGCACACACTCCGACGTGGCGCTCTTCTTCATCCACGGAGTGGGCGGCTCACTGGACATCTGGGGCAGTCAGCTAGAATTCTTCTCCCACCTGGGTTACGAAGTGGTGGCACCGGACATGGCAGGACACGGTGCCAGCTCTGTTCCTCAGGTCTCGGCTGCCTACACATTCTATGCTCTGGCAGAGGACGTGAGGGCAATATTTAAGCGATATGCCCGAAAGCGCAATATTCTTGTTGGGCATTCTTATGG CGTCTCTTTCTGCACTTTCCTGGCCCACGAGTATCCTGACGAGGTCCACAAGATGGTGATGATTAACGGGGGTGGGCCCACGGCTCTGGAGCCGAGCATCTGTTCCGTCTTCAATCTTCCGGCCTGTGTGCTGCACTGTATGTCACCATGCCTGTCCTGGAGCTTCCTCAA AGCTGGATTTGCTCACCAAGGAGCAAAAGAGAAACAGCTCTTGAAAGAGAGCAACGCCTTCAACGTGTCCTCCTTTGTGCTGCGGGCCATGATGAGCGGGCAGTACTGGCCAGAGGGAGACGAGGTGTACCACGCAGAAATCACGGTTCCCACCCTGCTGGTGCACGGCATGTACGACAAGTTTGTGCCAGTGGAGGAAGATCAGCGAATGGCAGAG ATTCTCCTCCTGGCCTTCCTCAAAATCATCAACGAGGGCAGTCACATGGTGATGATGGAGTGCCCTGACACCGTCAACACCCTCCTGCATGAGTTCTTCCTCTGGCAGCCCGACGCCCCGAGAAAACCCAAACCAGAACCAAAGCCCGCGCCCGACAACGCCTCTGTAAGCAACGGGGACACTAAGCCATCGTCAGAGACCAAGTCCAAAATCAAGAACAAATAA